The following proteins are encoded in a genomic region of Clostridium kluyveri:
- a CDS encoding M14 family metallopeptidase: MPIFKLGSRGTEVMHIQATLKKIGYNPGAIDGIYGTDTKKAVEIFQRNHGLIVDGIIGPNTYRILRSFMLGYDMYTIRTGDTLYSIAKKYGTDVYDIIVANPGIEPFQLVPGVQVKVPYNIDVVDTNIDYTYNILEMDLMGLEARYPFITVGSIGESVLGKQLYYVKLGVGSNEVSYNGVHHSLEWITAPLLMKFIENFARAYSRGENIRGYNIGDIWRNSSIYIVPMVNPDGVELVLNGLSRNNPFYYDLKRWNNGSEDFSKDWQANNRGVDINHNYNAMWQLSKEAEASYGVYGPGPTRYSGPYPVSEPETKAMVRFTNSHNFRLVLAYHSQGEVIYWQYGEVTPSESRRIGELFAKASGYSLEETTGIASYAGYKDWFIQDHRRPGFTIEVGKGKNPLPISQFDKIYEDNEEILLLASVI, encoded by the coding sequence ATGCCCATTTTCAAATTAGGATCTAGAGGCACTGAAGTTATGCATATACAGGCAACTCTAAAAAAGATAGGATATAATCCCGGAGCAATAGATGGAATATATGGTACAGATACTAAAAAAGCAGTGGAAATTTTTCAGAGGAATCATGGCTTAATTGTAGATGGAATAATAGGACCTAATACTTATAGAATTTTAAGAAGTTTTATGTTAGGATATGATATGTATACCATTAGAACAGGGGATACTCTGTACAGCATAGCTAAAAAATATGGAACTGACGTGTATGACATAATAGTAGCGAATCCTGGGATAGAACCTTTTCAATTGGTTCCAGGTGTACAAGTCAAGGTACCTTATAATATAGATGTGGTAGATACAAATATAGATTACACCTACAATATATTGGAAATGGATCTTATGGGATTAGAAGCTAGGTATCCCTTTATAACTGTTGGCAGCATAGGAGAAAGTGTACTTGGAAAACAACTTTATTATGTGAAACTTGGTGTAGGCTCAAATGAAGTATCATATAATGGAGTTCATCATTCATTGGAATGGATAACGGCTCCACTTTTAATGAAATTTATAGAAAATTTTGCCAGAGCATACAGCCGAGGAGAGAATATAAGGGGATATAATATAGGAGATATATGGAGAAATAGTAGTATATATATAGTTCCTATGGTAAATCCTGATGGAGTAGAACTTGTTTTAAACGGATTAAGTAGGAATAATCCTTTTTACTATGATTTAAAAAGATGGAATAATGGTAGTGAAGATTTTTCTAAAGATTGGCAGGCCAATAATAGAGGGGTAGATATTAATCATAATTATAATGCCATGTGGCAGCTTTCAAAAGAAGCAGAAGCTTCCTATGGGGTGTATGGACCTGGACCTACCAGATACTCAGGACCTTATCCTGTATCGGAACCTGAGACAAAGGCTATGGTAAGATTCACAAATAGCCATAATTTTAGATTGGTATTAGCATATCATAGTCAAGGAGAAGTTATTTACTGGCAGTATGGTGAAGTAACTCCTTCAGAGTCAAGAAGAATAGGAGAGTTGTTTGCTAAAGCCAGTGGTTATTCTTTAGAAGAAACTACGGGAATAGCATCTTATGCGGGATATAAAGACTGGTTTATACAAGATCATAGGAGACCTGGATTTACTATAGAAGTAGGCAAAGGAAAAAACCCCCTTCCTATAAGTCAATTTGATAAAATATATGAGGATAATGAGGAAATACTTTTGCTTGCATCTGTAATATGA
- a CDS encoding YaaR family protein — protein MEVSRIGRSSAPSSKNKSIKIKKDFSQSFNSQMEKKSEQELKNMFDNIKKKGNRLSITKCYADVRSYKKMIQEYLESVLKYMYNVKKDISFWQTQYFITVDTIDRKLEELTELLMNEQKENLNVAATIDDISGLLVDIYK, from the coding sequence ATGGAAGTTTCTAGAATCGGTAGATCTTCTGCCCCTTCTTCTAAGAATAAAAGTATAAAAATAAAAAAGGATTTTTCTCAAAGCTTTAATTCTCAGATGGAAAAAAAGTCAGAACAAGAACTAAAAAACATGTTCGATAATATTAAAAAAAAGGGAAATAGACTATCCATAACAAAATGTTATGCAGACGTTAGAAGTTACAAAAAGATGATACAAGAATATCTGGAGTCAGTATTAAAGTATATGTATAATGTAAAAAAGGATATAAGCTTTTGGCAAACACAATATTTTATAACCGTAGATACTATAGACAGAAAACTGGAAGAACTTACTGAACTATTAATGAACGAACAGAAGGAAAATTTAAATGTAGCTGCTACTATTGATGATATAAGTGGCCTTTTAGTAGATATATACAAATAA
- a CDS encoding calcium-translocating P-type ATPase, PMCA-type, with protein MWFKKSVQEVIQELDTDSINGITSEEAKIRIEKYGQNKLAEKKKKSILILLFEQINDVLIYILLAAAVVSALLNEISDAIIIGIVIILNAVIGLVQESKAEKALESLKKLSVPKALVKRDGKIIEISSEDVVLGDIVILDAGKYVPCDLRLIESANLKIEESALTGESVPSEKYAEDTLKEDDVALGDQRNMAFMSTLVTYGRGVGVVVAAGMDTEIGKIAKMLHDDSKNLTPLQKKLAQLGKMLGFVVLIICILMFFVAVIQKRDLFEMFLTAISLAVAAIPEGLPAMVTIVLAVGVQRMIKKNAIVRKLPAIETLGSVNIICSDKTGTLTQNKMTVTKFYADDTLDNILKLDANNFIHKRLIENMVLCNDATYSEDSQTGDPTEIALLELGFKFNIFKDSESKAHIRANEIPFDSDRKLMTTLNEYGDKYHVITKGAVDNLIKICSYMYLGGHVVDFTEELKSKVIKASDSMSKDALRVLATAVKVEDSSDIKIDSMESELIFVGLVGMIDPPRENVKKSIEECKNSGIRTVMITGDHKNTAYAIAKELSIAEDSSQVILGAEFDRMPEDEVVDRIDNLRVFARVSPEHKVRIVKALKQKGNIVSMTGDGVNDAPSLKAADIGVAMGITGTDVAKGASDMILTDDNFSTIVEAVKEGRNIYSNIRKSITFLLSCNIGEIIALFIGIILGWPAVLRPIHLLWVNLITDSLPALALGVDPDDPDIMKEKPRDQKEGLFSGRNGTFLIGNGILIGIITLFAFYIGIKIYPNSVTHAQTMSFVVLSISQLIYTLSIRHNKKSIFEIGVFTNKYLIGAIILGIILQNIVITVPFLASVFKVFTLTPNDWMFVILLSLIPLIINEIAKIIYNKIERK; from the coding sequence ATGTGGTTCAAAAAAAGTGTTCAGGAGGTAATACAGGAATTAGATACAGATTCTATAAATGGTATTACTAGTGAAGAAGCAAAAATTAGAATAGAAAAATATGGACAAAATAAATTAGCAGAAAAAAAGAAAAAGTCAATTTTAATACTTTTATTTGAACAGATAAACGATGTTCTTATATATATACTTTTGGCTGCGGCAGTAGTTTCTGCATTACTTAATGAAATAAGTGATGCAATTATAATAGGTATTGTAATTATACTAAATGCAGTTATAGGTTTGGTTCAGGAGTCAAAAGCAGAAAAAGCACTGGAATCTTTAAAAAAGCTTTCTGTACCTAAGGCACTGGTGAAAAGAGATGGAAAAATTATAGAAATTTCTTCAGAAGATGTAGTGCTTGGGGATATAGTAATTTTAGATGCAGGTAAATATGTTCCCTGTGATTTAAGGTTAATAGAAAGTGCAAATTTGAAAATAGAAGAATCAGCATTAACAGGAGAATCTGTACCTTCGGAAAAATATGCAGAGGATACCTTAAAAGAAGATGATGTAGCCCTTGGAGATCAGAGAAATATGGCTTTTATGTCTACATTGGTTACTTATGGCAGAGGAGTAGGAGTAGTTGTAGCTGCAGGTATGGACACAGAAATAGGGAAAATAGCCAAAATGCTTCATGACGATAGTAAAAATTTGACTCCTCTTCAGAAAAAATTGGCACAGCTTGGGAAAATGTTAGGTTTTGTAGTACTTATAATTTGTATTCTTATGTTTTTTGTAGCTGTGATTCAAAAGAGAGATTTATTCGAAATGTTTTTAACTGCTATAAGTCTTGCTGTAGCTGCTATTCCAGAAGGACTTCCAGCTATGGTTACCATAGTACTTGCAGTTGGGGTACAGAGAATGATAAAGAAGAATGCCATAGTGAGAAAGCTTCCTGCTATAGAGACATTGGGGTCTGTAAATATAATATGTTCTGACAAGACTGGAACCCTAACTCAAAATAAAATGACAGTTACAAAGTTTTATGCGGATGATACCTTAGATAATATTCTAAAGTTAGATGCAAATAATTTTATACATAAGAGACTTATAGAAAATATGGTGCTTTGTAATGATGCTACTTATTCAGAGGATTCACAAACAGGGGATCCAACAGAAATTGCACTTTTAGAACTTGGCTTTAAGTTTAATATATTTAAAGATAGTGAAAGTAAAGCCCATATCAGGGCAAATGAAATACCTTTTGATTCTGATAGGAAGCTTATGACCACTTTAAATGAATATGGGGATAAGTATCATGTGATTACAAAAGGTGCAGTAGATAACTTAATAAAAATCTGCAGTTATATGTATTTGGGAGGTCATGTAGTAGATTTTACAGAAGAATTAAAATCTAAAGTAATAAAAGCTTCTGATTCAATGTCAAAAGATGCTCTTAGAGTACTTGCAACTGCAGTTAAGGTGGAGGATTCATCAGATATTAAAATTGATTCCATGGAAAGTGAATTGATATTTGTAGGACTTGTGGGAATGATAGATCCACCTAGAGAAAATGTAAAAAAATCCATAGAAGAATGTAAAAACTCTGGTATAAGAACTGTTATGATTACAGGGGATCATAAAAATACTGCCTATGCCATAGCAAAAGAACTGAGTATAGCAGAAGATAGTTCACAGGTAATACTGGGAGCTGAATTTGATAGAATGCCAGAAGATGAGGTGGTGGATAGGATTGATAATTTAAGAGTTTTTGCAAGAGTGTCTCCAGAGCATAAGGTAAGAATAGTTAAGGCTTTAAAGCAAAAAGGGAATATAGTATCTATGACTGGAGATGGCGTAAATGACGCACCATCTTTAAAGGCTGCAGATATAGGAGTAGCTATGGGTATTACAGGAACAGATGTGGCAAAAGGTGCCTCTGATATGATACTTACAGATGATAACTTTTCAACTATTGTGGAAGCTGTAAAGGAAGGAAGAAATATATACAGTAATATAAGAAAATCTATAACATTTCTTCTTTCCTGTAATATAGGAGAGATAATAGCTTTATTTATAGGAATAATCTTAGGGTGGCCTGCGGTCTTAAGACCTATTCATCTTCTATGGGTGAATCTCATAACAGATAGTCTGCCAGCTTTGGCATTGGGAGTAGATCCAGATGATCCTGATATAATGAAAGAAAAACCTAGAGATCAAAAAGAAGGATTATTTTCAGGAAGAAATGGTACTTTCTTAATAGGAAATGGTATTTTAATAGGTATAATTACCTTGTTCGCCTTTTATATAGGAATTAAAATATATCCAAATTCTGTTACACATGCACAGACTATGTCTTTTGTAGTACTCAGTATATCTCAATTAATCTATACTTTAAGCATAAGACATAATAAAAAATCCATATTTGAAATTGGGGTTTTTACCAATAAATATTTAATAGGGGCTATAATTTTAGGTATAATACTTCAGAATATAGTTATTACAGTGCCTTTCTTAGCTTCAGTATTTAAAGTATTTACTCTTACACCAAATGACTGGATGTTTGTTATTCTCCTGTCACTTATACCTCTCATTATAAATGAAATTGCAAAAATAATTTATAATAAAATAGAACGAAAGTAA